A single window of Lathamus discolor isolate bLatDis1 chromosome 20, bLatDis1.hap1, whole genome shotgun sequence DNA harbors:
- the LOC136024034 gene encoding feather keratin Cos1-1/Cos1-3/Cos2-1-like, whose amino-acid sequence MSCPEKCQTCEPCQPCRPCQPCGPTPLANSCNECCVRQCQSSTVVIEPSPVVVTLPGPILSSSPQNTVVGSSTSAAVGSILSAEGVPINSGGFDLSCITNRYRCRPC is encoded by the coding sequence ATGTCCTGCCCTGAGAAGTGCCAGACGTGCgagccctgccagccctgccggccctgccagccctgcggcCCGACCccgctggccaacagctgcaatGAGTGCTGTGTCAGGCAGTGCCAGAGCTCCACCGTCGTCATTGAGCCTTCCCCcgtggtggtgaccctgcccggccccatcctcagctcctcccCTCAGAACACCGTTGTGGGCTCCTCCACCTCCGCTGCCgttggcagcatcctcagcGCCGAGGGAGTGCCCATCAACTCCGGGGGCTTCGACCTCTCCTGCATCACCAACCGCTACCGCTGCAGACCCTGCTAA